The sequence CAACACGCCGGTGAAATCGGCCCGCGCGTCGATCGAGTGTGACGTTTGTCCTGCTGCTTCCCAGCTTCCGCGGATCTGGGGCAGGAATATCTCGCCTGCGAGCGTCGCTCTCCCAGGCGTGGGCCGATCATCCGGTCGGCCACCGGGAAATGACGGGAGCAGCAGATGCGCGCCACCAGTTACGACGCTTTCAGCACCGACAACAGCACACTGACGACCGGGGAGCTGCCGGATCCGACTGTCGGTCCGGGCAATGTCCTGGTCGAGGTGAAGGCGGCCGGGGTCAACCCGGTGGACTGGAAGATCATGACCGGCGACCTCACCGGTCTCCTCGATGCGGTCTTCCCGGTGGTACCGGGTTGGGATGTCGCCGGAGTCGTGCGCGCGGTCGGACCCGACACCCCCGAGTTCTCCGAAGGTGACGAGGTCTACGCCTACGCCCGCAAGGAGGTCGTCCGCGGTGGCACCTTCGCCGAACTCGTCGCCGTACCCGCCGAGTCACTGGCACTGAAGCCGAAGAGCCTCGACTTCACCGAGGCCGGCGCCGTACCCCTGGCAGGACTCACCGCACTGAAGGCGTTGCAGCGGACCGACATCAGCCCCGACGGGAGCGGCCGCACGGTGCTGATCCATGGCGGCTCCGGTGGGGTCGGCAGCTTCGGTGTGCAGATCGCCGTTGCCGCCGGCGCGCGGGTGATCGCGACCGCCTCGGAGCCCAACCACGAGTACCTGCGCGAACTGGGTGCCGAACCCGTCACCTACGGCGACGGCCTGGCTGATCGGGTACGCGAGCTGGCGCCGGGTGGTGTGGATGCGGTCACCGACTTCGTGGGTGGCGTGGTCGACACGACCCTGGCCGTCCTCGCCCCCGGCGGCAAGCATGTCTCGATCGCCGATCCGACGGTCGTCGAACACGGTGGCGAGTGGCTCTGGGTACGGCCGAACGCCGCCGGCCTGACCGAGCTCGCCGAACTTGCCGACGCCGGCAGGTTGACGGTGGAGATCGCCGGGACCTATCCGCTGGACCAGGTCGGGGCTGCCTTCGATGCCAGCCGCTCGAGCCGCACCCGCGGAAAGCTGGTGATCATCCCCTGATGCTCAGGCCAAGGTGGTCCGGATCGATCCGATCCCCTCGATGGCGGTGGTGATCACCTGGCCGGGCTTCAAGTACCTGCGGGGTTGTCGTACCGCCCCGACCCCGGCAGGAGTACCGGTGAAGATCACATCCCCCGGAAGCAGTGTGACCACCGAGGACAACCGGGAAACCAACTGCGCGACCGGGAAGATCATGTCCGAGCTGCGGCCGTCCTGCATCACCTCACCGTCGATCTCGCATCGCACTCCAAGATCATCGGCATCAGCCAGCTCGTCGGCGGTGACCAGCCATGGACCGACGGGGGCGAATCCCGGAAAGCTCTTGCCCAGACTGAATTGCGGCGGTGAGTCGCGAAACTGCACCCGCCGATCGCTCAGATCCTGTCCGATGGTGAGTCCGGCGATCGCCTGCCAGGCGTAATCGGGATCGATCCGGTGCCCGCCGGTGCCGATCACCACGCACAGCTCGGCTTCGAAGTCACAGCGATCACTGGACAGCTCGACGGTCGCCTCCGGCCCGGTGATCGCGGACGGGAACTTGGTGAACACCATCGGTTCGGCAGGGATGTCGAGTTCGGCCTCCTCGGCGTGGTCGCGGTAGTTCAACCCGATCCCGAAGACCTGCGGTGGCCTCGGCGACGGGGCGCCCAGTTCGGAAGCGACGATCGGTACGCCAGACAGGCCGTCCAGGTCGGCCAGGTCACCGACCCAGTCGGAGAACTCCGGCCAGCGGGCGAAGACCGCCTCGGGTTCGGGTCCGAATCGGCCGGCGCTCGCCTCGGCCACGTCGACCGCCCGGTCGGCGATGATCAGCACCGCCCGCCCGGCCAGGTTTGCCATCCGCATATCGCTCCTCCGCCCCTCGTGCTGCTCGCGTACCTCAGAACCATGCCATCGGCCGGTGGAAAACCCTCACCCCAGGGGGCTCATTGCGCCGGTTTCGGGGAGGTCCGCGATAGAATGGGCAGGATCTGCGATCCAGCGTCGCACGCCACCGAAATGAGGATTCCCACGCATGACGGACACCCCGATGGGACCGGACGATCAGAACGACGTCACATCCGCTGAGGCCGGTGACGAGATCGCCACCGGGAATCTGACCCAGCGGATCAGTCAGATCGATCTGCGGGACGAGGTGCAGAAGTCGTACCTCGATTACGCGATGAGCGTGATCGTGTCCCGGGCGCTGCCGGACGTGAAGGACGGTCTGAAGCCGGTCCACCGCCGGGTGCTCTACGCGATGTACGACGGCGGGTTCCGGCCCGACCGCGGCTGGAACAAGTGTTCCCGGATCGTCGGTGACGTGATGGGCCGCTTCCACCCCCACGGTGACTCCGCCATCTACGACGCGTTGGTACGGCTGGCCCAGCCGTGGGTGATGCGGGCGCCGCTGATCTCCTCCCAGGGCAACTTCGGCTCGCCGGGCAACGACAAGGCCGCGGCCATGCGGTACACCGAGTGCAAGATGGCGCCGCTGGCGATGGAGATGGTCCGCGACATCGACGAGGACACCGTCGACTTCGTACCCAACTACGACAACCGGGAGACCGAACCATCGGTGCTGCCGGCCCGTTACCCGAACTTGCTGGTCAACGGCGCCACCGGCATCGCGGTCGGTATGGCGACCAACATCCCGACGCACAATCTGCTGGAGGTCGCCGACGCGGTCCAGTGGTCGCTGGCCAACCCGACCGTCGCTCCGGAGGAGTTGCTGGAGGCCTCGATCGAGCGGGTGAAGGGCCCCGACTTCCCCTCCGGTGCGCTGATCGTCGGCCGTTCCGGGATCGAACAGGCCTACCGCACCGGTCGCGGCTCGGTGACCATGCGGGCGGTGATGGACATCGAGGAGGACGCCAAGGGGCGGACCCAGATCGTCGCCACCGAACTGCCCTACATGTGCAACCCCGACAACCTGCTGGTGAAGATCGCCGAGCTGGTGAACTCGGGCAAGTTGCACGGGCTGGCCGACATCCGCGACGACACCTCCTCGCGTACCGGCACCCGGTTGGTCTTCGTGCTCAAGCGCGATGCCCAGCCACGGGTGGTGATGAACAACCTCTACAAGCACACCGCGCTGCAGGACACCTTCGGCTGCAACATGCTGGCGCTGGTCGACGGTACGCCGCGGGTGCTGCGGTTGGACCAGTTCATCTCCTACTGGATCGCCCACCAGTTGGACGTGATCCAGCGGCGTACCCGTTACCGCCTGCGGAAGGCCGAGGAACAGGCCCACATCTACCGCGGTCTGGTGAAGGCGCTGGACAACCTCGACGAGGTGATCGCGCTGATCCGGCGCAGTCCCTCGACCGAGGAGGCGCGTACCGGACTGATGAGCCTGCTGGAGATCGACGAGGTGCAGGCGACCGCGATCCTGGACATGCAGCTGCGCCGACTGGCTGCCCTGGAGCGGCAGAAGATCGTCGACACGCTGACCGAGATCGAGGCCCGGATCGCCGACTTCAAGGAGATCCTGGCTTCGGAGGACCGGCAGCGTCAGATCATCTCCGAAGAGCTCGCTGCGGTCACCGAGAAGTACGGCAACGAGCGCCGGACCAAGATCATCGCCGCCTCCGGGGACATGTCGGAGGAGGATTTCATCCCCGATTCCGATGTGGTGGTGACGATCACCCACGGCGGGTACGCCAAGCGCACCGCCACCGACGCCTACCGGGTGCAGAAGCGCGGTGGCAAGGGTGTGCGCGGCGCCAGCCTGCGGGCCGATGACGAGGTGGCGCACCTGTTCGCGACCTCCAACCACCAGTGGGTGCTGTTCTTCACCAATCTCGGTCGGGTCTACCGGGCGAAGGTGTGGCAGCTTCCCGAGGCCGGGCGGGACGCCCGTGGCGGACATGTGGCGGGGTTGTTGTCCTTCCTGCCCGATGAGCACATCGCCCAGGTCCTGACCCTGCGCGGGTACGACGACGCCGACTACCTGTTGCTCGCCACCAAGGCGGGTCTGGTGAAGAAGACCCCGCTGGTGGCCTACGACAGTCCGCGGCAGGCGGGCCTGATCGCGCTGAACTTCCGCGACGAGGGTGACGAGCTGATCGGCGCCGGCCTGGTCAGCGACGACGACGATGTGCTGCTGATCTCGAAGAAGGGCCAGGCGATCCGCTTCGGCGCCGGTTCGGATCAGTTGCGGCCGATGGGCCGGGTCACCTCCGGTGTCACCGGGATGAAGTTCCGCGACGGTGACGAGCTGTTGTCGATGTCGGTGATCGACGCCGACCTGCCCGAGGACGATCGCTATGTCTTCACCGTCACCGATTCCGGGTACGCCAAGCGGACCAAGGTCTCGGAGTACCGGCAGCAGGGCCGCGGCGGTCTGGGCATCAAGGCGATGAAACTGAACGAGAACCGCGGTGAGCTGGTCGGCGGCCTGATCGCCCAGGAGGGCGATGAGGTGATGGCCATCAAGCACAGCGGCCAGATCACCCGTTCGGCGGTCTCCGAGGTGCCGGTGAAGGGCCGCGACACGATGGGCGTGAAGTTCGTCGGGGTCAAGGGAGACGACCGGGTGGCGATGATCGCACTGAATCCCGAGCAGGGCGCAGAGGCTCAGTCGGCCGGTGTGGCCGACGACCAGATCGAGGCCGGGGCCGATGTCCGCGACGAGGATCAAGACGGTGGTCCCACCGCGGCCGAGGAGTCTGCGACCACGGTCGACTCGACCGCAGATGAGCCGGTCGCGCATGATGGGACGTCCGATCCGGGTACGCTCGGAGCAGATACACCTGACGAGACCGCTGCAGCGGAGGAGACTGACGAGTGACGAACGGCAACACGAAGGGCGGCAGCACCCGCCCAGACGCGCCGGTCGAGGCCAGCCGCGCTGACCGGGTGATGGGGCGTACCTCCTCGTCCTCGTCGGCGGAGCAGACGCAGCAGCCGGCCACGTCGACCCGTACCGCGACCCGCGGCAGCCAGGCCAAGACGAGCCAGGGCAAGACCACTCAGAGCTGGCGCCCGCCGACCGCCCGGAGCAACGGCACCGGTGCCACCAGCACCGGCGCGGCCGCGAGTGCGAACGGTTCGGCGACCAAGGGCAGTGAGTCCTCGCCGAGCAGTGGGGCGACATCCGCGCCACAGAACGCCGGGACGAGGACCGCCGATCCGGACACCGACACCACCAAGGTGACCACCGGTCAGGCGGCCGCCGCCGTCCCGAGCACCTCGAAGCGTTCGTCGGCCAGCCCGGTCGTCCCGGGTGTCGGCTCCCCGGCCACCCGGTCGGGTTCGAGCTCGGAGGCCGCGAAGACCGATTCACGTGGCTCGGCTGCGCGCTCCGGTGGAACGGCCGCTTCGGCCAGCAGTGCCAGCCAGTTCGGTGCCGCCCGGCGGACCCGGAAGGCCCGGCTGCGGTTGGCCCGACTGGATCCGTGGTCGGTGATGAAGACCTCGTTCCTGTTCTCGCTGGCGGCGCTGGTCGTCCTGGTGGTGGCGACGGCTGCGATCTACGGTGTGCTGCAGACGGCTGGGCTGTTCGCCGCGGTGAACGAGGTGTTCGCCCTGGTCGTGACCTCGCAGAACGATCCCAACCCGTTCAACATCACCGACATCCTGAGCCTCAACCGGGTGGTCGGTGGAGCCTTGGTGATCGGCGCGCTGAACGTGGTGATCTTCACCGCGCTGGCGACGCTGTTCGCCTTCCTCTACAACATCTCGGCCACCTTGCTGGGTGGCCTGGAGGTCACCCTCGCCGAGGACTGATCCCTCCCGGCCCGGTCGCACGGTAACGATTTGTCCGCCGACGGCGGTATCGGCTACTGTTTTCCGGGCGCAGGGGCCTATAGCTCAGACGGTTAGAGCGCTGCCCTGATAAGGCAGAGGTCACTGGTTCAAGTCCAGTTAGGCCCACCCGACACAAAATCCCCGATCCGTTGGATCGGGGATTTTTTGCTGTTTCGTCGGCCGGCTCGGTCAGGATGCGTCGCTCAGATGCTCGCGGGCCGCTTTCCGCATCGCCGAGAGCATGGAGTCGCCGAGGATGGTACCGATGACGACCGTCTGCGCGATGGTGTTCCGGTCCTGGGTCTGGGCGACGGCTTCCATGTCACCACGGGCGATGTCCATCACTGGCGGCCCGTAACGGCTGGCCCGCTCGCTGAGGTCGGCACGGCCGATCTGCTCGTACTGGGAGATCACCGCGGCGGTCTGCCGGAACCCGACCGAGTCCTCGGGTACGTTCCAGCCGAGCTCGTCGAACAGTTCGCGTACCCGCTGGAGGGTCTCCTCGCCGACGGCCGGAAGGTTCGTCGGGGCCACTGCCTCGTGGGCGCGCTCAAGGACCTCCTCGACCCCGACCTGCTCGTCGTCGACGGCCTCCAGGACCCGGCGTACCGAGGCAATGCTCAGGCCGGCCACGTTGATCAGGGCCTTGATCAACCGCAGGCGGACGATGTGTTCGGGACCGTACTCCGTCTGGTTGTATCCCACGCGGTTCCCGGCCAGCAGACCCTCGCGGGCATAGAACTTGATCGAAGCCACGCTGACGTTGGAGAGCTCACTGAGCTCGGCGACTCTCATCGGTGGCGGAACTACCGGCTGCGGGACGCGGTCGCGTCCCACGCTCGAGGGGTACGGGAGGGCGCGTTGCTGTGGACGGCGACCCGTTTCGAGCAGTGCTGTTCCGGGCACTTCAACGTTGATCCAATCGTCGACGGACGGCGGTCCGGATGGCTGGGAAGTGATGAGAAATCTCGCCCTGATGTTATCGGCAGACCGAACCCTGTGGCGGCTGCGGAAAGGACTGTTTTCGTGATCTGCACGGGAACCGAACCGGGCGCTGGACTAGTCATGAAGTCCCGCATTCAGCAACACCGGTTTTCCACAGTTTCCGTTCCAGAGGCAGGGGGTGTGGGGGCGCTGACATGCTCTGTCGGGGAATCAACTGCCGGATCATCCTTCTCTCTCGGTGTACAGGACCGTTATGTAACCGTAACTGCGTATCCCGGAATCCGAGACGACTGACGAACAAGTTTGTGCTTTTTCACAGGTTCCACACAGTCTGTCTGCTCCAGCTACGCGAGAAACAGTTGCCGGTGTGAGAGGTTTCACAGCCGGCGACGCAGGTCAACCAGGCTCTCGGCATACCGATGCGGGCCGTGGGGCGAGACCGGATGGCGCGGGTGGACAGCAGACGGCACAATGGCCCGGCCGTGTCCCTCGACCGGCCAGATCGTTCATTGGAGAGCCGAACATGGTCAGCAGTACGTCGGAGAGTGTGACCTCCCCCAAGGAGATGCGTCGGGTCGCCGGTGCCAGTGCTGTGGGCACCGGTATCGAGCTCTACGACTTCTTGATCTTCGGCCTGGCCGCAGGTCTGGTCTTTCCCCGGTTGTTCTTCCCCGAGTCCGATCCGCTGGTCGGCACCTTGTTGTCCTTCATGACCTTCGGTGCCGGCTTCCTCTCCCGGCCCCTGGGCGGTCTGGCCTTCGGCCACTTCGGCGACCGGGTCTCCCGCAAGACCATGTTGGTGATCGCGCTGCTGGCCACCGGCGCCTGCACCGTTGCCATGGGTCTGCTTCCCACCTATGCCACCGTCGGCGTGCTGGCGCCGATCCTGTTGGTTACGCTGCGGATCCTGCAGGGATTCTTCATGGGCGGGGAGCAGAGTGGCGCCTTCCTGATGGTCACCGAGCACGCCCCCGGTGGTCGGAAGGCGTTCTGGGGTGCCTTCGTCACCGCTGGGTCGCCGATCGGCAGCCTGCTCGGCATCGGTGCTTTCCAGATCACCGCGGCGGCGACCGGTCCGGCCTTCGTCGAGTGGGGCTGGCGGATCCCCTTCCTGGCCTCGGCCGTGCTGATCGCGATCGGTATCTACATCCGGCTCGGGATCTCCGAGAGCCCGGTCTTCGAGAAGATCCAGCCCGACGAGATCCGCCGCGTACCGATCGCCGGGGTCTTCGCCACCGCCCTGCCGTTCGTGGTCGGCGGCATCCTGGTGAACCTGGGCTTCAACCTGTTCATCTTCATCATCAACTCGTTCAGCGTCGCCTACGGCACCACCCAGCTGGGTATGCAGCGCACCGACATCCTGCTCAGCGGCCTGTGGGGCTCACTGGGCATGTTGGTGGCCGTCTTCGTCGCCGGCTGGCTGGCCGACCGGTACGGGTTGATCAAGATCATGGCGATCGGCGCGATCTTCCAGATGTTCTGGGCGTTCCCGTACTTCTGGTTGTTCGACACCAAGAACCTCGGCCTGCTGTACCTGGCGGTGGTCGTCGCCTACATCGGTCTGAGCTTTGTCTTCGGCCCGATGGCCGCCTTCTACGTCACCTTGTTCAAGCCCGAGTACCGCTACTCCGGGGTGGCGCTGTCGTACAACCTGGGTGCGGTGCTCGGCGGTGGCCTGTCCCCGTCGATCGCCACCGCGCTGCTCGGTTCTTTCGAGGGCAGCACCGGCATCTCGGTCTACATCGCCATCGGCGGAGCACTGTCGCTGATCGGTCTGTTGATCACGGCCAAGCACGTGAACAGTGTCAGTCGACGCAGCGCTCCCTGAGGACGACCGTCATCGGCGGTCGGTACGGGACGCTCGGGCCGGTCCGGTCACACCGGTGGGCTGATCGAGACCGGTGGCCTACAGGGCTGCGACCGGTTGGCCGAAGGCCTTGGCGACACCGGCATTGGTGATCGCGCCGGCATGGGTGTTCACCCCTCCGAGGAGGGCGGGATCGGCGTCGACGGCAGCCCGCCAGCCCTTGTTCGCCAGCGCCGTCAGGTACGGCAGCGTCACATTGGTCAGCGCATTGGTGGAGGTCGCCGGTACGGCACCGGGCATGTTCGCCACGCAGTAGTAGACGCTGTCGTGGACGGCGAAGGTGGGCTCGTCGTGGGTGGTCGGATGCGAACCCTCGAAGCAGCCGCCCTGGTCGATGGCGATGTCGACCAGCACCGCACCGGGTTTCATGGTTGCGACCATGTCGGTGGTGACCAGTTTCGGGGCGGTGGCACCAGGGATCAGCACCGAGCCGATCACCAGGTCGGCCCTGGCGATCTGTTCGGCGATCTCGTAGCGGGTGGAGGCGCGGGTCTGCAGGGCGCCGCCGTACCGATGCTCGAGTTCCCGCAGCCGCGGGACCGAGACGTCGAGCACGGTGACCTGGGCGCCGAGGCCCAGGGCGTTGGCGGCGGCGTGCTCCCCGGCGACACCTCCGCCGATCACCAGGACCTGGGCCCGCGGGGTGCCGGCGACACCGCCGAGCAGGGTGCCGAGACCGCCCTTGGTGCGCATCAGGAAGTAGGAGCCGACGGTGATCGAGAGCCGGCCGGCGACCTCGCTCATCGGTGACAGCAGCGGCAGTGAGCGGTCGGGGAGTTGGACCGTCTCGTAGGCGATGGAGGTGGTGCCGGCAGCCAGCAGGGCGTCGGTCAGCGGCTTGTCGGCGGCCAGGTGCAGATAGGTGAAGAGGGTCAGGTCCTCGCGCAGGTGGCCGTACTCGCTGGCGATGGGCTCCTTCACCTTGGTCACGAGGTCGGAGGCGCCCCAGACCTCCTCGGCGGTGTCGGTGATGATCGCCCCGGCGCCGGCGAACTCGGCATCGGTCCACCCGGAGTTGGTGCCGGCACCGGCCTGCACCCGTACCTCGTGCCCGGCATGGACCAGCGCGTCGACACCGGCCGGGGTCATGGCGACCCGGTTCTCGTTGTTCTTGATCTCGGTCGGAACGCCTACGCGCATGGGGTGTCTCCTGGTCGACGGGTGCCAACAATGTCGCAAATCATTCGGTGACAGTGCCAGTGGTTGGAACATTCTTCGGCACAATTGCGGCTAACCTGCACCACATGGCCTTGCAGAAGCCCGTCGTACCCGGTTCACCGAAGGATGTTCGGCCGGCGCCGAGCCTGGATCGGGCCGATACCGCCCTGGTGGAACGGTTGGCGACCGATGCCCGGGCGACGAAT comes from Naumannella halotolerans and encodes:
- a CDS encoding NADP-dependent oxidoreductase; its protein translation is MRATSYDAFSTDNSTLTTGELPDPTVGPGNVLVEVKAAGVNPVDWKIMTGDLTGLLDAVFPVVPGWDVAGVVRAVGPDTPEFSEGDEVYAYARKEVVRGGTFAELVAVPAESLALKPKSLDFTEAGAVPLAGLTALKALQRTDISPDGSGRTVLIHGGSGGVGSFGVQIAVAAGARVIATASEPNHEYLRELGAEPVTYGDGLADRVRELAPGGVDAVTDFVGGVVDTTLAVLAPGGKHVSIADPTVVEHGGEWLWVRPNAAGLTELAELADAGRLTVEIAGTYPLDQVGAAFDASRSSRTRGKLVIIP
- a CDS encoding fumarylacetoacetate hydrolase family protein, translated to MANLAGRAVLIIADRAVDVAEASAGRFGPEPEAVFARWPEFSDWVGDLADLDGLSGVPIVASELGAPSPRPPQVFGIGLNYRDHAEEAELDIPAEPMVFTKFPSAITGPEATVELSSDRCDFEAELCVVIGTGGHRIDPDYAWQAIAGLTIGQDLSDRRVQFRDSPPQFSLGKSFPGFAPVGPWLVTADELADADDLGVRCEIDGEVMQDGRSSDMIFPVAQLVSRLSSVVTLLPGDVIFTGTPAGVGAVRQPRRYLKPGQVITTAIEGIGSIRTTLA
- the gyrA gene encoding DNA gyrase subunit A codes for the protein MTDTPMGPDDQNDVTSAEAGDEIATGNLTQRISQIDLRDEVQKSYLDYAMSVIVSRALPDVKDGLKPVHRRVLYAMYDGGFRPDRGWNKCSRIVGDVMGRFHPHGDSAIYDALVRLAQPWVMRAPLISSQGNFGSPGNDKAAAMRYTECKMAPLAMEMVRDIDEDTVDFVPNYDNRETEPSVLPARYPNLLVNGATGIAVGMATNIPTHNLLEVADAVQWSLANPTVAPEELLEASIERVKGPDFPSGALIVGRSGIEQAYRTGRGSVTMRAVMDIEEDAKGRTQIVATELPYMCNPDNLLVKIAELVNSGKLHGLADIRDDTSSRTGTRLVFVLKRDAQPRVVMNNLYKHTALQDTFGCNMLALVDGTPRVLRLDQFISYWIAHQLDVIQRRTRYRLRKAEEQAHIYRGLVKALDNLDEVIALIRRSPSTEEARTGLMSLLEIDEVQATAILDMQLRRLAALERQKIVDTLTEIEARIADFKEILASEDRQRQIISEELAAVTEKYGNERRTKIIAASGDMSEEDFIPDSDVVVTITHGGYAKRTATDAYRVQKRGGKGVRGASLRADDEVAHLFATSNHQWVLFFTNLGRVYRAKVWQLPEAGRDARGGHVAGLLSFLPDEHIAQVLTLRGYDDADYLLLATKAGLVKKTPLVAYDSPRQAGLIALNFRDEGDELIGAGLVSDDDDVLLISKKGQAIRFGAGSDQLRPMGRVTSGVTGMKFRDGDELLSMSVIDADLPEDDRYVFTVTDSGYAKRTKVSEYRQQGRGGLGIKAMKLNENRGELVGGLIAQEGDEVMAIKHSGQITRSAVSEVPVKGRDTMGVKFVGVKGDDRVAMIALNPEQGAEAQSAGVADDQIEAGADVRDEDQDGGPTAAEESATTVDSTADEPVAHDGTSDPGTLGADTPDETAAAEETDE
- a CDS encoding DUF3566 domain-containing protein, which translates into the protein MTNGNTKGGSTRPDAPVEASRADRVMGRTSSSSSAEQTQQPATSTRTATRGSQAKTSQGKTTQSWRPPTARSNGTGATSTGAAASANGSATKGSESSPSSGATSAPQNAGTRTADPDTDTTKVTTGQAAAAVPSTSKRSSASPVVPGVGSPATRSGSSSEAAKTDSRGSAARSGGTAASASSASQFGAARRTRKARLRLARLDPWSVMKTSFLFSLAALVVLVVATAAIYGVLQTAGLFAAVNEVFALVVTSQNDPNPFNITDILSLNRVVGGALVIGALNVVIFTALATLFAFLYNISATLLGGLEVTLAED
- a CDS encoding MerR family transcriptional regulator, translating into MRVAELSELSNVSVASIKFYAREGLLAGNRVGYNQTEYGPEHIVRLRLIKALINVAGLSIASVRRVLEAVDDEQVGVEEVLERAHEAVAPTNLPAVGEETLQRVRELFDELGWNVPEDSVGFRQTAAVISQYEQIGRADLSERASRYGPPVMDIARGDMEAVAQTQDRNTIAQTVVIGTILGDSMLSAMRKAAREHLSDAS
- a CDS encoding MFS transporter; amino-acid sequence: MVSSTSESVTSPKEMRRVAGASAVGTGIELYDFLIFGLAAGLVFPRLFFPESDPLVGTLLSFMTFGAGFLSRPLGGLAFGHFGDRVSRKTMLVIALLATGACTVAMGLLPTYATVGVLAPILLVTLRILQGFFMGGEQSGAFLMVTEHAPGGRKAFWGAFVTAGSPIGSLLGIGAFQITAAATGPAFVEWGWRIPFLASAVLIAIGIYIRLGISESPVFEKIQPDEIRRVPIAGVFATALPFVVGGILVNLGFNLFIFIINSFSVAYGTTQLGMQRTDILLSGLWGSLGMLVAVFVAGWLADRYGLIKIMAIGAIFQMFWAFPYFWLFDTKNLGLLYLAVVVAYIGLSFVFGPMAAFYVTLFKPEYRYSGVALSYNLGAVLGGGLSPSIATALLGSFEGSTGISVYIAIGGALSLIGLLITAKHVNSVSRRSAP
- the ald gene encoding alanine dehydrogenase; its protein translation is MRVGVPTEIKNNENRVAMTPAGVDALVHAGHEVRVQAGAGTNSGWTDAEFAGAGAIITDTAEEVWGASDLVTKVKEPIASEYGHLREDLTLFTYLHLAADKPLTDALLAAGTTSIAYETVQLPDRSLPLLSPMSEVAGRLSITVGSYFLMRTKGGLGTLLGGVAGTPRAQVLVIGGGVAGEHAAANALGLGAQVTVLDVSVPRLRELEHRYGGALQTRASTRYEIAEQIARADLVIGSVLIPGATAPKLVTTDMVATMKPGAVLVDIAIDQGGCFEGSHPTTHDEPTFAVHDSVYYCVANMPGAVPATSTNALTNVTLPYLTALANKGWRAAVDADPALLGGVNTHAGAITNAGVAKAFGQPVAAL